In the genome of Myroides phaeus, one region contains:
- a CDS encoding M16 family metallopeptidase — protein MKKIHIYAASLAFAFVAMQAQAQERKQPAPGPAPIVHVNQPTSFVLKNGMKVLVVQNSKLPRVSYSLTIDNPLTFEGDKAGVSSVFSQMLGNGTKKMKKEQFTEEIDFLGANIRFSSNGAFASGLSKYNEKILSLLADGALNSILTEEEFEKVKAQAIEGIKSGEKSVSAIASRVEDALLYGKNSPAGEFETEQSIQNITLADVQDYYKKYFSPENAYLVVVGDIDYKKTEKLVRSLFEGWKSNKTQYEKYTMQGNVAKTQINFVDMPNAVQSEIALVNEVELKMTDKDFFAAILANQILGGGGEGRLFLNLREAHGWTYGAYSSISSARKYPGKFRAGASVRNVVTDSAVTEFIKEIDLMRTTLVKDEELKMAKAKYVGNFVMEIQKPATVARYALNKELHKLPADFYENYIKNINAVTAQDVQKAAQKYFLKDNMRIIIVGKGAEVIDGLEKLGLPVHFYSKEADAVEKPVFKKEIPAGVTVATLLDKYITAIGGEKKLSDVKSIASVSSASVQGMTLEIVSKVKKGYAMSEQKMMGNVMSKQIVTPKEGFVLAQGQKIPLEGADLTEAQQGAVPFAELNWKKDSTVTLTGVEAINGKDAIGLKVGKSVHYYDVDSGLKVATITTVEQGGQTMTQAIYMGDYKEVKGIKFPFKQTMNVGFDLEVNVSEVKINEGVTDADFK, from the coding sequence ATGAAAAAAATACATATTTATGCAGCGAGTTTAGCTTTTGCATTCGTTGCTATGCAAGCTCAAGCACAAGAAAGAAAACAGCCAGCTCCAGGACCAGCGCCAATTGTTCACGTTAATCAACCAACTTCATTTGTATTAAAAAATGGAATGAAAGTTTTAGTTGTTCAAAATAGCAAATTACCGAGAGTGTCTTATTCGTTGACGATAGATAATCCATTAACTTTTGAAGGAGATAAAGCAGGTGTATCATCTGTGTTTTCTCAAATGTTAGGAAATGGAACTAAGAAGATGAAGAAGGAGCAATTCACTGAAGAGATTGATTTCTTAGGGGCAAATATTAGATTTAGTTCAAATGGTGCTTTTGCAAGTGGGTTGTCAAAATACAATGAAAAAATTCTTTCATTATTAGCTGATGGGGCTTTAAATTCTATTTTGACAGAAGAGGAATTTGAAAAAGTAAAAGCTCAGGCTATTGAAGGGATTAAATCAGGAGAAAAGAGTGTGTCTGCAATCGCAAGTCGTGTAGAAGATGCTTTATTGTATGGAAAAAATTCTCCAGCAGGTGAGTTCGAAACAGAACAAAGCATTCAAAATATTACTTTAGCAGATGTTCAAGATTATTATAAAAAGTATTTCTCTCCAGAGAATGCTTACTTGGTAGTAGTTGGAGATATTGACTATAAGAAAACTGAGAAATTGGTTCGTTCATTATTTGAAGGGTGGAAAAGTAATAAAACTCAGTACGAGAAATATACTATGCAAGGAAATGTTGCAAAAACGCAAATTAACTTCGTAGATATGCCAAATGCTGTTCAATCAGAGATTGCATTGGTAAATGAAGTGGAATTAAAAATGACAGACAAGGATTTCTTTGCTGCTATTTTAGCAAATCAAATTCTTGGAGGTGGTGGAGAAGGACGTTTGTTTTTAAACTTACGTGAAGCACACGGATGGACGTATGGAGCATATTCGTCAATCAGTTCAGCTCGTAAATATCCAGGTAAATTTAGAGCGGGTGCGTCTGTACGTAATGTTGTTACAGATAGTGCCGTAACTGAATTTATTAAAGAAATTGACTTGATGCGTACGACTTTAGTTAAAGACGAAGAGTTGAAAATGGCTAAAGCTAAATATGTTGGTAACTTCGTAATGGAGATTCAGAAACCAGCTACGGTTGCTCGCTATGCATTAAATAAAGAATTACACAAGTTGCCAGCAGATTTCTATGAAAACTACATTAAAAATATTAATGCAGTGACAGCTCAAGATGTTCAAAAGGCAGCTCAAAAATATTTCTTGAAAGATAATATGCGTATTATTATTGTAGGAAAAGGAGCAGAAGTAATTGATGGATTAGAGAAATTAGGATTACCTGTACATTTCTATAGTAAAGAAGCTGACGCTGTTGAAAAACCTGTTTTCAAGAAAGAGATTCCAGCAGGAGTTACAGTAGCTACCTTGTTAGATAAATACATTACTGCAATTGGAGGTGAAAAGAAATTATCAGATGTAAAGAGTATTGCATCTGTAAGTTCAGCTTCAGTACAAGGAATGACATTAGAAATTGTATCTAAAGTTAAGAAAGGATATGCTATGTCAGAACAGAAGATGATGGGGAATGTAATGTCAAAACAGATAGTTACTCCTAAAGAAGGGTTTGTACTTGCACAAGGACAAAAAATACCATTAGAGGGAGCAGACTTAACTGAAGCACAACAAGGAGCGGTACCTTTTGCAGAGTTGAACTGGAAAAAAGATTCTACTGTTACTTTAACAGGAGTTGAAGCTATTAACGGTAAAGATGCAATAGGATTAAAAGTTGGTAAATCAGTACATTATTACGATGTAGATTCAGGACTTAAAGTGGCTACAATTACAACTGTAGAGCAAGGAGGACAAACAATGACTCAAGCTATTTATATGGGAGATTACAAAGAAGTAAAAGGAATCAAATTTCCATTCAAACAAACTATGAATGTTGGATTTGATTTAGAAGTGAATGTTTCTGAAGTTAAAATTAACGAAGGAGTAACAGACGCGGATTTTAAATAA
- a CDS encoding heavy-metal-associated domain-containing protein, whose product MKVTKSVLVAILGATALVSCKSETKVQEGEIVEQTATATDSKEIAGKVENATFQIEGMTCEIGCAKLIEGKLAGLEGVKEAKVDFDSKTAVVEFDDAKQNSESLTKTVEKIANGIYKVENMQVAENK is encoded by the coding sequence ATGAAAGTAACAAAATCAGTTTTAGTAGCAATTCTTGGAGCAACTGCATTGGTTAGTTGTAAGAGTGAAACTAAAGTACAAGAAGGAGAAATAGTAGAGCAAACGGCAACTGCTACAGATTCTAAAGAAATTGCTGGAAAAGTAGAGAATGCTACATTTCAGATTGAAGGAATGACCTGCGAAATAGGATGTGCTAAATTAATTGAAGGAAAATTAGCAGGTTTAGAAGGTGTAAAAGAAGCAAAAGTTGATTTTGATTCTAAAACGGCTGTTGTTGAGTTTGATGATGCTAAGCAAAACTCGGAGTCATTAACAAAAACAGTAGAGAAAATTGCTAATGGAATCTACAAAGTAGAGAATATGCAAGTTGCAGAGAATAAATAA
- the gldD gene encoding gliding motility lipoprotein GldD, which produces MKLYIIGSLFLLTLFTSCKEETTPKPNAFLALEYPTQEYSTYVSNSNYQFDQNKWARVKEGKKNSLEIHYPQMKATIFLNYKPVENNLNLLLKDAQKLTYEHFVKADEIVEQPFVNPNAKTYGIFYDVKGNAATNVQFYATDSVKNFLVASLYFYAKPNYDSILPATDYVKKDMRRIMESLEWVNNTTLSK; this is translated from the coding sequence ATGAAGTTATATATTATAGGTAGTTTATTTCTATTGACACTTTTTACATCTTGTAAAGAAGAAACAACTCCTAAACCAAATGCTTTCTTAGCTTTAGAATATCCTACACAAGAGTATTCAACATATGTTAGCAATTCGAATTATCAATTCGATCAAAATAAATGGGCTCGAGTAAAAGAAGGAAAAAAGAATTCTTTAGAAATTCATTACCCTCAAATGAAAGCTACAATCTTTTTAAATTATAAACCTGTTGAAAACAACTTGAACCTATTATTAAAAGATGCTCAAAAATTGACCTATGAACACTTTGTAAAAGCTGATGAGATTGTAGAACAACCTTTCGTAAATCCAAATGCAAAAACTTATGGTATATTTTATGACGTAAAAGGAAATGCTGCTACTAATGTGCAGTTTTATGCAACTGATAGTGTAAAAAACTTTTTAGTAGCTTCACTTTATTTCTACGCAAAACCAAATTATGATTCGATATTGCCTGCTACCGATTATGTTAAAAAAGATATGAGGAGAATTATGGAGTCTTTAGAATGGGTAAACAATACAACTTTATCTAAATAG
- a CDS encoding single-stranded DNA-binding protein translates to MNGTLNKVTLIGHLGDNVKMHYFENGNCIGRFPIATNEVYLNKTTNEKYTSTEWHNLVVKNKAAEMCEKYLSKGDRIYVEGRIRTRQWQAEDGTQRQTVEIMVTEFMFLDTKKDNDNKNKTAFDTEKKANIDNFNIPKETNNDDLPF, encoded by the coding sequence ATGAACGGCACATTAAATAAAGTAACTCTGATAGGTCATTTAGGCGATAATGTAAAAATGCACTATTTTGAGAATGGAAATTGTATTGGTCGATTTCCAATTGCTACAAATGAAGTTTATTTAAATAAAACAACAAACGAGAAATATACTTCTACGGAATGGCACAACCTTGTAGTGAAAAACAAAGCGGCTGAAATGTGTGAAAAATACTTAAGTAAAGGAGATCGTATTTATGTTGAAGGTCGTATACGCACTCGTCAATGGCAGGCTGAAGACGGAACTCAAAGACAAACAGTAGAAATAATGGTTACTGAGTTTATGTTTTTAGACACTAAAAAAGATAATGACAACAAAAATAAAACTGCTTTTGACACTGAGAAAAAAGCAAATATTGATAACTTTAACATCCCTAAAGAAACAAATAACGACGATTTACCTTTTTAG
- the mutY gene encoding A/G-specific adenine glycosylase yields MLFHNKLIAWYLQNKRYLPWRETKNPYAIWLSEIILQQTRVAQGLPYFEAFLTTYPTVFDLADAKEDDIMRLWQGLGYYSRARNLHATAKKIAYELNGVFPNNYKDLLTLKGVGDYTAAAIASIAFDQVVPVVDGNVFRVLARIYGITSDISASPTKKEFQILASELISPNEPATFNQAIMDFGAIQCTPKSPLCHSCPFTTDCVAFQTNQIENLPVKLGKVKVKKRYLDFFIFLDNNKKTLIEQRTQKDIWQQLYQFPIVDRFVDNKIDVHSQLQEMYPTIKYENVTLLNTEHIIHILSHQKLHIHFWLINTSKNIEKGTHWKDLNNFGFPIVIHNFINSLDFNHLTKK; encoded by the coding sequence ATGCTTTTTCATAATAAACTCATTGCTTGGTACTTACAGAACAAACGTTATTTACCATGGCGCGAAACTAAAAATCCATATGCTATTTGGCTGTCAGAAATTATTCTCCAACAAACGCGAGTAGCACAAGGTTTGCCCTATTTTGAGGCTTTTTTAACAACATATCCAACAGTTTTTGACTTAGCTGATGCAAAGGAAGATGATATTATGCGTTTATGGCAAGGCTTAGGCTATTATAGTAGAGCAAGAAACTTACACGCAACCGCTAAAAAAATAGCTTATGAACTAAATGGTGTATTCCCTAATAACTATAAAGACCTACTTACATTAAAAGGTGTTGGAGATTATACAGCTGCTGCCATTGCTTCAATTGCTTTTGACCAAGTTGTACCCGTAGTAGATGGAAACGTTTTTAGAGTGCTTGCAAGAATATATGGTATTACTTCAGATATTTCAGCTTCTCCTACTAAAAAAGAATTTCAAATACTTGCGAGTGAATTAATCTCTCCTAATGAGCCTGCTACATTTAATCAAGCTATAATGGATTTTGGAGCAATTCAATGCACTCCTAAATCTCCTCTTTGCCACAGCTGTCCTTTTACAACTGACTGTGTAGCGTTTCAAACTAATCAGATTGAAAACCTTCCCGTAAAGTTAGGAAAAGTTAAAGTAAAAAAACGTTATTTAGACTTTTTTATATTTTTAGACAACAACAAAAAAACTCTAATTGAACAAAGGACTCAAAAAGATATTTGGCAACAATTATACCAATTTCCAATTGTAGACCGATTTGTTGATAATAAAATAGACGTTCATTCTCAATTACAGGAAATGTATCCTACTATAAAGTATGAAAATGTTACTTTATTAAATACAGAACACATTATTCATATACTATCTCATCAAAAATTACACATTCATTTTTGGCTAATAAATACCTCTAAAAATATAGAGAAAGGAACGCATTGGAAGGACTTAAATAACTTTGGTTTTCCAATTGTTATTCATAACTTTATTAATTCATTAGATTTTAACCACTTAACTAAAAAATAG
- a CDS encoding HU family DNA-binding protein codes for MTKADIVAKISEKLGLEKGEVQATVESFMDEVKVSLEAGENVYLRGFGSFIIKTRAEKTGRNISKNTTIRIPAHNIPAFKPAKVFVEGVKSNTEVKVK; via the coding sequence ATGACGAAAGCAGACATTGTAGCTAAAATTTCAGAAAAATTAGGGCTTGAAAAGGGTGAAGTACAGGCGACAGTAGAATCTTTTATGGATGAAGTAAAAGTGTCGTTAGAAGCTGGTGAAAATGTTTACTTAAGAGGATTCGGTAGTTTTATTATTAAAACAAGAGCTGAAAAAACAGGAAGAAACATTTCTAAGAATACAACAATTAGAATTCCAGCACACAACATCCCAGCTTTCAAACCAGCTAAGGTGTTTGTAGAAGGCGTTAAGTCAAACACAGAAGTAAAAGTAAAATAA